ATTTGCTTCATAATAGCTCTCAAAAAAATTAATAATATCTGTTAAAACATGATCATAGTCGCCATTACCGTCAATTTTAATGAAATTTTTTCTTGTTTTTAATAAATATTCATATCCTTTAATAACTTGTTTATAAAAATCCTCGCCGCGATTTTCAAGTCGGTCTCGCTTTTCATTTCGATAAATTTCCATTCGCTCGCGAGATTTTGAAATTTTAACATCAAGGAAAATTGTAAGATCTGGAAAAGTGTTTTCAGAAATTAAACTATTTAAATTAAAAACTAAATCTGGGCTTAAATTATTTCCAAACCCTTGATATGCAATCGAAGAATCAATATAGCGATCACAAAGAACAATTTTTCCTGATTTTAAGGCTGGTCAAATTACTTGTTCAAGATGAATTCTTCTTGAGGTTGAAAATAAAAGCATCTCAACATATGGGCTAATTTGATTTTTTTTATTAAGTAAAAATTCGCGGATTTGTTGTGCTTCTTGTGAATCATTGCCGCTATATGGTTCAAAAGTTGTAAGAATTTCTTTTTCTGGAAATTTAATTCTCAAATACTTTGCAAACAAATTCATAACGGTTGATTTTCCGCTTGCATCGATCCCTTCAAAACTTATAAACATATTATTTTTCCATTTCTTGACGATTTTCGAGTGCCTGATTTAAGGTTATATTGTCAATATAATCAATTGCCGCCCCAAAAGGAATGCCAGTAGCTAACCTAGTAATTTTTGATGAGGATAAAAACTTGTGTTTTGCAAGATAATTTGCAAAAATTCAACCTTCCATTGTTGAAGAAAGTGCAATAATAATTTCACTTTTTTCATTAGCAAGGTCTGCAAGTTTTTTTATTTGCAAGTCATGATTTTCGAGCTTTTTGATATCATATTTGCCAAAAACAAAATACTTGCCATCATATTTTCCTAGTTTTTCAAATTTTGTGACCATTTCAGAATTTTCAACCACTAATATTTTAAAAGAACGCTGAAAATCAAGGCATATTTGGCAAACTGAATTAGCATTTAGATATCCGCATCTTTCACAATATTGAAGATTTCGCTTTAAATTATAAATTTGCTCGACAAATGCCTCAATCTGACTGAGCGGCGTATCGATTAGAGAAAATAAAATATTTGTGGCTTGTTTTTTTGTGATTCCGGGAACTTTTCTTAATTGATCAACTAGTTTTTCAAAATTTTCATCTACCATGATTCAAAATTAATGTGATTGAGTTGGGGCAATTTTTTCATTTTCTTCTCTAATTTTCAACAAAGCTTGATTTAATGTGATAGAAATTAAATCTTCTAATGTTTCAATATCGTCTTTGTCGACTAAAAATGGAGCAATTTTTAACTTTTTTAACTCAAATCCTCCTGAAATAGTCAGCGAAATTCCTTGATTTTCAAAGTCAAAATCTGTTTTTTCTAACAAATCTTTTTTTACTTTGTGATCTTTTTGCATTTTTTGTGCTTCTTTTAATAGTTTTTGAAGATTCATGTTTTTTCCTTTCTCTTATTTAAATAAATTATATAAACTATTTTAAAAAGTTTAAAAATTTTTATTCATCAAAGAATAGTTT
The DNA window shown above is from Mesomycoplasma ovipneumoniae and carries:
- the tmk gene encoding dTMP kinase, which produces MFISFEGIDASGKSTVMNLFAKYLRIKFPEKEILTTFEPYSGNDSQEAQQIREFLLNKKNQISPYVEMLLFSTSRRIHLEQVIWPALKSGKIVLCDRYIDSSIAYQGFGNNLSPDLVFNLNSLISENTFPDLTIFLDVKISKSRERMEIYRNEKRDRLENRGEDFYKQVIKGYEYLLKTRKNFIKIDGNGDYDHVLTDIINFFESYYEANYDKLAPFSR
- a CDS encoding toprim domain-containing protein yields the protein MVDENFEKLVDQLRKVPGITKKQATNILFSLIDTPLSQIEAFVEQIYNLKRNLQYCERCGYLNANSVCQICLDFQRSFKILVVENSEMVTKFEKLGKYDGKYFVFGKYDIKKLENHDLQIKKLADLANEKSEIIIALSSTMEGWIFANYLAKHKFLSSSKITRLATGIPFGAAIDYIDNITLNQALENRQEMEK
- a CDS encoding YbaB/EbfC family nucleoid-associated protein, whose protein sequence is MNLQKLLKEAQKMQKDHKVKKDLLEKTDFDFENQGISLTISGGFELKKLKIAPFLVDKDDIETLEDLISITLNQALLKIREENEKIAPTQSH